Genomic DNA from Theileria equi strain WA chromosome 4 map unlocalized gcontig_1105316255033, whole genome shotgun sequence:
ctagactcctctcttgttggtatactggaatgctaggatTTCATTATATTAGGATGATTATACGATCTTCTTATGAAGAGTTACATTTTGACACTCCCTTAAGTAGCTCTCTACCAAAACTCATTATCTCCAATTCACGTATACATGTGCCAATTCTATACATAAAATAATATAAACATTCAGATTTGTGAAACCGGAAAACTCGCTAAAGAGTGGTTAGAAGGTCCTGCAaaagaatatgaaaaggGAAAGGATTCTGAAATATGGTGGGCAAAAGGAGGTTTTCTACCCCTTAAACTCGTTCTAGAACGAGTAGAAAGAAAAAACCGTTTGTATATTGAAGGGACAAAATGCGGATTCAAGGACAAGGTTGTGAGCAAAAAGACTCATTATATAAAATCTATCGCAGTAAATTCTGAAATGGCAAAGATTGCTGCAAGGCCATTTTTTCCACAAAATGACTCAACATCTATCTGGACCAAAATAGAATTAGTAGAACCGCATCCAAATAGTTGGAATCCATACAAGGATGTAAGTGCAGGTTCAGAAGTTCATCCCATACCAGTTGAAAATAATGTGGATCAGGACTTGCCTCCAATGGGTTTTACCTATATTCGCAATAATGTATTTTTTTCAAGACTTCCAAATTTCAACTTGGAGCCTGTTTGTGCAGGTTGCGTGCCGCATAATATTCGACCTGAAAATTGCCATAAAATTGCAGTTAGTGGATTCTGCAAGGGGTTTGTCGACTCTGAGGGAAAAGTTTATTGTGAGGGAATAAACAAGAAATTTTTGTCAGCAATACGCTCCAGAGCTTCGTGTTCTGATAACTGCCCATGTCCAAACACATGCAGAAATAGACTCCCAGATGGAATACAAATCCCAGTAAAGCTCGTAAAGGCGCCACAGCTTGGTTGGGCATTACATACACGAGTTCCACTTCGCAAAGGAACTTTTATAATGCAGTACGTTGGAGAAATAATTTGCAGAAGTGAAATGGCAGCCAGAGAACACCATTATGATAAACTAGGGCAATTTAACTATTGTATGGAATCTGTTGAAATGGAAAAACAATCCGATGATTGGCAAATGCCTTGCATCGATAGCATGGTCTTGGGAAATATTGCCAGATTCTTAAATCACTCGTGCGAACCAAACGTGGAAGTAATTACAGTATGGAAGGGAGACGACTTTCCCTCTATCGCAGTCTATGCGTTATGCGATATTGCGGCAGGAGATGCACTCACGTATTGCTATGGGAATTCTTATAGATCAATCCCCTGCCTTTGTGGAACAAAGAGCTGCCGAGGCTTTATCGGAAGCGTGTAatttattctctacatttataaatttctACCTATGAACATGTATCTACAAGAGTATAAATTAAAAACTGcacaaaatgtgtagtatTAGTTGATTAACTTGTACCTCACATATTTCATGCCAACAAAATACTCGCTCTCATACCTGGAAATTATTGCAACCGGAGGTTCTTACAACTCGGTGTGTACATCAGATACTTCGACACCTTGTTGAGCAACAAATTCCTTCAATCCCTCAAGGGTTCTTTCACCAGAAAAGACAACAGGCTCAACACTGTTAGCTTTGAAAAATAAGACTGTTGGGAAGGAATCCCACTTGACGCTATCCAAGGGACTTTCATTAGCGTCTCCATTGAACTTACAAACGTGTAAATCAAGTGCATAATCTGCGAATTCCTCAAATATTGGCATAAAGGTCTTGCAGTGATCGCAGTGTGGAGCATGGATAAGCAAAAGAACATGCTTTGGACCTCCGACAACACTGGAAAGTGTGGTTCCAACCAAAGTGGTGATCTTTCCTTCTTGCTGTTCTGGAGCCTCTTCACTTCTAATGGTCTTTTTAATGAGGTCTGCTTCAACGTCCTTGTAGAATGAAACAATAGATTCGGAGCTTCCGAATGAATAGTGAGCGTGTTCCATAATGTACCTGCCATCCTGGGTCTGGTAAGCAACAGCTGGAACTGTCTTAATAACGAAGACCTCCTTTATACTTGACAATTTGACGCTGTCTACCCAAACAAAGATTGTTGTATCACGCAACACTCTTGCAGCCTTGGTAAATGCGTCCTTGTACTTCTTATAATCCTCCTCTGAACCGCAAAACCATGAAAGGTTCTTTCCACTGAGAATAAATGACATGTAGTTGCTTTGGTCAATCTCAGAGAATAGAGGGAGCGACTCGACCTTGAAGAATCCTGCTAGGTCTTCATCCTCACTTCCAGTGAAAAAGAATGGATCTTGTCCTGGATGATGAACAGAGATTTTGCCGTCACCCTCCTTAGAGTGGAAGAACTTAGCTTGTGTTCTGTACTTGTCAGCTTCACTCTCAAACTTCTTGTGGAGCTTGGATTCAGGATCGGTACCAGCTGCCAAGAATATAATAGATGTAGGATCTGCCTCAATTTCAGCCTTGATATCAGACGTAGGCTTTACAGATGGAAGGATAATTTCCTTGCACCAATCAATAATTCCCTCAGCCTATATATTTTATGGATGTGTATATATTATTTTGTACAGTTAGGGTAAGATATAATCCCATGTATCCATACCTGTCTGTTTCCCGTATATTCGATTgcatttccattcttgaaaaATTTAAGGGTGGGAAAACCTTCAATCATAAATTCAGTTAGAAGATCCTTTGCGTCTTCATTATTTACCTTGGCCAATATTATGGAGGAACCCTCGGCCTTTAGTAAATCCGCTGCCTTCTCATACTCTGGTGCCAATGACTTGCAGTGCATACACCTGTATTAATAAATGTTTCTCAGTATGCATGAATTAAATATACAGTTTTAATACCAAGTTGGTAATCATGATGCAAAGTGCGAAGGGGTCTGCAGGATACAAGATTGTGTGGAAGAATAGGTATGTATAGAAACAGGGTTTTCAGAATAGAATGATTTTTCTCACAAAGATGTGTAagtcctagcattccagtataccaacaagagagtagtctagaggggagagtctactacctaccaagggtagaTGAgtaaactgcattatatccataggggGAGTAAGGAGTCACTACTGAGAAGAttgagatggagtagtagtagaatGATTAGGAGATGATCAAGACTTTCTCATTTCATAAAGCTTCTTTGAAAAGTCATCCTGAGTGAGATTCTTCCATGTTCCGTCAGCATTTTCAAAGCATTTTGTGTAAGATTCTCTATCACTATTAATTCTTAGAGAAACGACAGCAATTTCTCCCCTTGTTGATAATTTTGCAAATACacacttttcatctccGGAGGATGTCCAGAGAGTAGCTCCATTATCCATAACTGAGGTTATTTTAGAACCAGGCTTTGGATA
This window encodes:
- a CDS encoding protein disulfide isomerase, putative (encoded by transcript BEWA_013730A), giving the protein MMKNIKFLFYLAALFTSAVVADGEEKVVVLTDSTLHDFVAKHEHVLVKFYADWCMHCKSLAPEYEKAADLLKAEGSSIILAKVNNEDAKDLLTEFMIEGFPTLKFFKNGNAIEYTGNRQAEGIIDWCKEIILPSVKPTSDIKAEIEADPTSIIFLAAGTDPESKLHKKFESEADKYRTQAKFFHSKEGDGKISVHHPGQDPFFFTGSEDEDLAGFFKVESLPLFSEIDQSNYMSFILSGKNLSWFCGSEEDYKKYKDAFTKAARVLRDTTIFVWVDSVKLSSIKEVFVIKTVPAVAYQTQDGRYIMEHAHYSFGSSESIVSFYKDVEADLIKKTIRSEEAPEQQEGKITTLVGTTLSSVVGGPKHVLLLIHAPHCDHCKTFMPIFEEFADYALDLHVCKFNGDANESPLDSVKWDSFPTVLFFKANSVEPVVFSGERTLEGLKEFVAQQGVEVSDVHTEL
- a CDS encoding conserved hypothetical protein (encoded by transcript BEWA_013720A), coding for MAKIAARPFFPQNDSTSIWTKIELVEPHPNSWNPYKDVSAGSEVHPIPVENNVDQDLPPMGFTYIRNNVFFSRLPNFNLEPVCAGCVPHNIRPENCHKIAVSGFCKGFVDSEGKVYCEGINKKFLSAIRSRASCSDNCPCPNTCRNRLPDGIQIPVKLVKAPQLGWALHTRVPLRKGTFIMQYVGEIICRSEMAAREHHYDKLGQFNYCMESVEMEKQSDDWQMPCIDSMVLGNIARFLNHSCEPNVEVITVWKGDDFPSIAVYALCDIAAGDALTYCYGNSYRSIPCLCGTKSCRGFIGSV